The sequence below is a genomic window from Sphingobacterium sp. ML3W.
AACTTGGGTTAATAACGTCTTGTAATCGTTTTATAATACTCCAGTTTAATATGGAGATCTGATAGGATGATATTATTTTTTGTGACCGCTTTTAACATTACTTCTATTCATCATTACTGAATGAATTTTGAAGTGATATTTCGTTTTTTGATATAAAAATCCAAAATTCTACCCGCTTCAAGGGGTCTATCGGTGCTCAAGATGTCCGCACCATTTTCGATAAACCGCGCATATAGCTGATCACCTTTTTGCTTAGCCTGTCTGTCCAAGTTTCCTAATGTACCTAAAATACACATGATGCCATGACCATGAATATGCTCTATTAGCGTTCGGTCTGCTTCTCTGGTACCTATAAATGCTATAATACGATTATCTGGGATATCTCGTTCATTGAGCCTTGTTAGGTCGGCAGTATTTTTTATAGGTGCTGATAGCATTAAGTCTGGTGCTAAATTGTGGACAACCGTTGCTTGATCTGCCGAATAGGTGATAATAACAGCGTAGCCTTCTGCTTTTTGCTTACGAATGGCACTTATCACTAAATCGTAAGGCACTCCTTGCTTGACATCTAAAGTGAAAATAACTTTTCCTTTCCCCCATGATAAGGCTTCTTCTAATGTTGGAATTCGGTAGGGTGTCAATTTTCCATTGGGGTCTTTTAATCTTAAGTTCTTCAATTCATGAAGTGTCTTATTATCAAGAGGGCCAGAACCATTTGAGGTTCTGTCCAGATTTTTATCATGCATTAATATTAATGCGGAATCTTTTGTTAATTGGACATCGCATTCGACGATAACGGGTCTGTAGCTAGCATTGAATGCAAAAGTTTCTATAGCGTTCTCTGGATAGCCTGTTGTTGGCCCGCCACGATGCAAGCTGATAAGCGGATATCGGTTTTCATCATATGTTAAGAATTGATAAAGCTCCTCTACTGTCTGTAAGTTAAGATTTTTATTGTTAGTCAGTACGTCTGAGGAAGTACCACTTCTAAAGCAGGACGCAAAAATGACTGTAATAAAGGTTACAAATAGAATGAGATTTATTCTATGATGCATATAATAAGGATTATGAGTGTTTCTTTAGTAATAAAATGAGCTCTTCAATAGAAGTGTTGATATGGTCAATTGTCAAATGTGCTTGTTTATAAAAAGGTTCTCTTTCTATTAATTTTTCACTAATGAAATGAAACAATTCTTCTTCGGTTTTTCCAATTAATATAGGTCTTTTGTTAGGTTTTGACTGAGATAGACGGTCAAATAGCGACTTAGGTGACATCTCGAGATATACCGTGATACCATTTTCATTCATCCACTGCATATTATCAAAGAAGCATGGCGAACCACCACCTGTGGAAACGATTGCTTCTTGTAGGGCGGTATTTTGTAAGTGTCTGCGTTCTAGTGCCCTGAACTTATCTTCACCGTGTAGTTGAAAATATTCTGTAATGGACATGCCAATTTCTTTAACGATTTCTTCGTCCGTATCAATAAATGGTAATGCTAATTTGCTCGTTAGTTTTTTGGCTAATGTGGTTTTTCCACTTCCCATATAGCCAATTAAGTATATTGGTTTTGGCATGCTATTATTTATCTAAACTTAAGTATCTATTTTCAATTTCTGTCGCATCAGGTAGCGCATTATAATGCCATTTTTGCATCACTGTTCCTGATTTTAATAAGATGATACCTGGATTGGCACGTATCATACTCTTAAGCGGAATTAGATCTGCATAAAATATTTCTGAAATTAACTGTAATTTGTCACTTAGATAATCAGCGTCTTCAGAAGAGCTTGCTGTCAGTAAAACAATGCGAAGATTGTAATCTTGCGTTAGTTTTGTGGCAATCTTATTTACTCTTTCAATCGCTTCTAAATTCGTTTTTGAGAGATCTTTAGCAACAATTATTAGGTTATAATAAGGATTGTTGATTATTTCTTGTGTATGATCATTGCCTTCTGCATCTGTAATCAACAAATCGGTAATGGGTATCTGATATCCTTTTTTTACCAATCTGCTTTGTGGTTCCCCTATTATTTCCCAAGCAGTATCTTCCCAAACTTTCTCAGACATATAGATTTTATCCGTAATTTTTTTAGTCGCTCCAGTTTTCGTATTTTTCATACTGTAGATCTGTTCATATACGTCACCTTCTTTTCCTTCTGGCAAAACCATAAGCGAAGGGATATTATTACCTACCTTGTAAGGTAAAAAGTCAATAAATGGTAAATACATAAAGGTGTAAATTCCAATGGCGAAAGATATGATAGCAGTAATAGTGGCTATAAGAGTACGATTAAAGGGTTCCTTAATGACTGGTGTAATTTGATTTCGATAGACAAATATAATTAATATGAATGCCAGTAACACGAGGTCTTTACCGAAAGATTGCCAAGGTGTTAGTGGGATTGCATCTCCAAAACATCCACAGGAGGTAACGACTTCGAAAAATGCAGAATAGAACGTTAGAAAAGTAAAGAATATAATCAGGAGTAATAATCCCCAGGCGACAAGCTTTTTATAAAAACCTAGTAAAAGCCATAGTCCTAAAATAATTTCTAAAGCACATACCACGATTGCGATGCCGGTGGCATAATCATTTAAAAAATCGGTATGAAATACATGGAAATATTCTTCAAGTTTATATCCAAATCCTGTAGGATCATTTGCTTTAATAAAGCCGGAGAATATAAATAGAAAACCTGTAAATAATCTAGCAAACCACAAAAGATAGTTTGTTTTTTGTGGTTTATGGTTAATGACTTCTGACATAATTTTATTTTGTATTAGCTAATCCCATTTTTATTAATGCAAAAACAGCGTAGTTTAACATATCTTGATAGTTGGCATGGATTCCCTCTGAAGCAATTGTGCTACCATTATTATCTTCAATCTGTTTGACACGGTAAATCTTCATGAGTATCAGGTCAGTTAAAGAAGAAATACGCATATCGCGCCACGCTTCGCCATAGTCATGGTTTTTGGCAAACATGAGGTCGCGCGTTTCGGACACCTTCTCCTTGTATTTTTCATTGACGAATTCAGGACTTAAATTTTCTTCTCCACCCTCACCTAATTCAAGTTGGATCATGCCCATAATACAGTAATTGATGATGCCAATATATTCTTCCAAGATACCTTCGCCTACTTTGGAGACTTTTTTAATCTCTAAGGTGCGGATGCGTTGGGCTTTGATGTAAATTTGATCCGTTATAGAAGGAAGTCGCATAATACGCCACGCTGTTCCATAATCTTTCGTTTTCTTGATAAATAAATCTTGGCAGTGCTCGATAACTGTATTGTATTCCTGAGTCGTATTCATAACTATTTTTTGCGTATTTCACGAGAAAGTGATTGAACTATTGTTACAAATATAATCAGAATTAACCATTTTCATACGTCACAATTATGTCCAATTTGGCTGAATATCGATAATAAAAAATAAAATTGTTGATATTTGATTAAAGGATTTATCGCCTGTGTATGGGTAAATTGTAAAAGGATAACAAATGAGTATTAAAAAACCAGAAATAAGGGAGGTAACGATCACCCGGTATATACAGCCTTTTCGTGAAGGTGGTTCTTTGCCGGCTTTGGTAGATGCTGATGATGGCTTTAATTACGTGATAAAGTTCAGAGGGGCTGGCCAAGGAAGAAAAGCGCTAATTGCAGAGTTGATCGGTGGAGAATTGGCTCGTATTCTAAAACTCAGGATGCCTGAGCTAGTTTTTGCCGATTTGGATGAGTCATTTGGTCGGACAGAACCTGATGAGGAAATTCAAGATTTACTAAAATTTAGTGTTGGTAAAAATCTAGGTGTTCACTTTTTAAATGGCGCTATTACATTTGATGCAAATGTAGACAAGATCGGTGGTGAAGAAGCTTCTCGAATCGTATGGTTGGATGCGCTGTTGATGAATGTGGATCGGACTGTTCGGAATACGAACATGCTAATTTGGCATAAAGAGTTATGGTTAATTGATCATGGTGCTTCTTTATATTTTCATCATAGTTGGGATAATTGGGAAGAACAGGCATTGAAACCTTTTGTTCAGATTAAGGACCATGTGTTATTAAGGTTTGCTGATCAAGTTGGTGCAGTAGACAAATACTACCGTTCACGATTTACAGAGGAGGTTATTCGGGATATTGTAGCTATTGTGCCTGATGAATGGCTGCACGATGAATCTAGGGATTTAACGGCCGCTGAAGCGCGCGATGTTTATGTGTCATTTTTTATGAAGCGGTTATCACATGCTGATTATTTTTTAAACCAAATTGAAGATGCCAGAAAAAACATTATATGAGTATGCTGTGGTACGTTTGGTGCCACGTGTGGAACGGGAAGAATTTATTAATGTTGGCGTAGCACTTTATTGTCGAAAAAATCGTTTTGCAAATGTATTGTTCCATATCGATGAAACACGTGCCCATTTGTTATGTCCGGATGTTGATTTGGAGATGATTCGGAAACACTTGGAATCTTTTGTGAAAATTTGTGTTGGTGACAAAGATGGTGGAAAATTGGCAACACTGGATCTCACCGAACGTTTTCGATGGTTGACTGCAAATCGTAGTACGGTTATTCAATGTTCTCCAGTTCATCCAGGATTATGCAATGATCCAGCAGTAACACTACAGTTACTTTTTGAAAAGTTAGTTTTATAATTGTCTGTTTTGTCTATCATATAAGTATAGTATATTTGTGTTGTCATATTTAAATAGGGATGAAGCCCATGAGTAATTTTTACGAACATATTTATCAAAAACAATTAGAGGTATTTGAGATGCCCTCCAATAAAAAAATTTCGGGTTGGGCAGTTGGTATCCTAGACTTGTTGTTTCCGGAGCGTAATGCTGGAAGTATAAAATCTGTAGAAGGAGTTCAACTTGCTTTTCAACAAGCTGAAATCGAACTGGAACAGTTGTTGAGTAAATCTAAGGCTTGTGAAGCATGCGATCATTATCGAGTTGCCCATAGTTTTTTTCAATCTTTACCCCAACTCTATGAATTGATGTGCTCGGATGCCGATGCTTTGATTTCGGGCGATCCAGCAGCAAAGAATCAGCGGGAAGTAATTAGAACATATCCCGGTTTTTTTGCCGTTAGTATCTTTAGGATAGCAAATAGTCTTTATCGACTTGGAGTCCCCTTAATTCCACGAATTTTAACGGAACACGCACATTCGAAGACAGGTATCGATATTCATCCTGGAGCGACCATTGGACACCATTTGTATATCGATCATGGTACAGGCTTAGTGGTTGGGGAGACTTGCGTTATCGGTAATTATGTAAAACTGTATCAGGGGGTCACACTAGGGGCATTAAGTGTGGAGAAAATCTTATCTGATGTGAAAAGGCACCCTACAATTGAAGATCATACGATTATTTATGCAGGAGCAACGATATTGGGGGGAGAGACTATCGTAGGGCATCATTCAATAATCGGTGGAAATGTTTGGTTGACTAATTCAGTCGAACCCTATACCACCGTTTATCACCAAGCAAATGCTAAATTTATAGATTCCAAACCTTTAATCTAAATATGGGAAATATCATTGATACAATTGGAAATACACCATTGGTTGAAATTACAAAATTCCACGCCAATAAAAAGGTGAAAATTTATGCTAAAATGGAGGGGAATAATCCTGCTGGTAGTGTAAAAGACCGAGCTGCATTGAATATGATTCGATCGGCAATGGAAAGAGGTGAAATTACAAAAAACACCAAATTAATTGAAGCAACAAGTGGTAATACTGGAATTGCATTAGCAATGATTGCTGGAATGTATGGACTGCATTTGGAATTAGTGATGCCAATAACGTCAACCCGGGAACGAACGCTTACCATGGAAGCATTTGGTGCAGAGGTTACTTTATTGGACACCATGGAAATATGTCGTGATTATGCCGAAGAGAAAGCTGCTTCTGAAGGTTATTTTATCTTGAATCAATTTGCTAATCCTGATAATTACCAAGCGCATATTAAGACTACAGGTCCCGAAATTTGGCGTGACACTGAAGGGAAAATTACCCACTTTGTGAGCGCAATGGGTACAACTGGTACCATTATGGGGAATTCCATTTATTTGAAAGATAGAAACCCTGTCATTCAGATTGTGGGTTGTCAACCAACAGCGGAATCTTCAATTCCTGGCATACGTCGTTGGCCAGAAGAGTATTTACCTAAAATATTTGATCCTTCTCGTGTCGACCGTATTATTGATATTTCACAAAAAGAATCTACTGAGATGGCGCGCGCATTAGTCAAAAAAGAAGGTGTTTTTGCTGGGATGAGTACCGGAGGAGCATTTGCTGCTGCCTTAAAAATAGCGAATGAGATTGAAGAGGGTGTGATTGTGTTCATTGCTTGTGATCGCGGTGATCGTTATTTAAGCTCAGACCTATTCGCTTAAATTTACCTTATATTATATTAAAAAAGAGCTGTTCACATATGAATAGCTCTTTTTTTGTGGATAATTTATATGAGATGAATATATCGGCAGTCTATAGTTAAAGATGTAATGCAGGTTATATGCTTGTATTACAATTCGTTTGTTATAAACCGGTTTTGGTTTTCCACAATGTGAATCCATAATGTGGAAAACTGTATAAGTGACTCTGATAGTTATCCACATTAATTATACACTATGTTAATAATTATTTTAAAACATGTATTATATAACTTGTTGTTTATGAGTGAATAATACGTTGTTTTAATGTGTAATTATTTTTTGTGAAATAAGTATTCCACATTTTAAAGAAGAGTATATGTTTATTTAATTTATGCTAAGGTGTAATTTAAGTAACTCGTTAATATTAGGATATAGTAACCATAATACGACTTTCGTTTTTGAATTCTACACAATTTGCAACAGTTATTAACATAAAAATGTTAATAACTGTTATCGTAACCGCTATGATACAATTGATTTAAGTTTCCTTTTAATTATTTAATTGAATATCAAGTAGTTGCTTTATTATTTCTAAGGTTTTATATTTTCTTTTTTAGATTCAGACAATTTCATTTATCTTAGATTGTGTACATAATACAATCTTAGTGTTATGTATACATCACCAATTTAAACCATTGAATCAAAGACATATACAGTCTATTGTTATATAGTATGACCTATTTCGGCTGTCTGTGCTTTTATTTAGTTATCAATTATTTTTAAACCAAACCTAGAAATTATGAGTAATCTTAATTTAAGTCAATGTCATTGGAAAAAGGCTTTTTGGATGGGAGCAATAGTCTCTTTATCTACGATTTGCCAATCTCCGGTGCTTGCAAATGCTAAGGGAGGAACCCTTATGATGTTAGCACAAGAGAAAATCTCTGTTCAGGGTATTGTTACCAACTCTGATGATGGCTCTCCAATAGCTGGAGTGACCGTTTCGGTAATCGGTACCACTATTGCTGCAAAGACTAACCAACAGGGGGAGTATGTGTTAGCAAATGTTCCTAGTAATGGGAAGATAAGTTTCCGTATGGTTGGTATGACATCAACGGATGAAGATGTAAAGGGGAGAACCCGTATCATGGTAAGCTTAGCAAATTCTAATTCAAATTTAGATGAGGTCGTGGTGGTTGGGTATGGCGTTCAGAAAAAAGAAACTGTGACAGGATCCGTTGTTTCTGTAAAAGGTACTGAGCTATCAAAATCACCCGCCTTAAATGTTTCTAACTCGTTAGCAGGACGTGTACCAGGGGTTATTGCTACGAATGGCTCTGCAGAGCCAGGATATGATGGGTCTAGCATTCGTATACGTGGAACCAATACGTTAGGAAACTCAAGTCCTCTTATTGTTATTGATGGAATTCCTGCACGTGAAGGTGGTTTTGAACGCTTAAACCCAGCTGATATTGATAACATCTCTATCTTAAAAGATGCTTCTGCAGCTATTTATGGAGCTCGGGCTGCAAATGGTGTCATCCTTGTTACCACTAAACGAGGAGCAGAGGGAAAACCTAAATTATCTTACAATTTTAATAAAGGATTTTCGCAACCTACTGTTATTCCAAAGCTGGCAGATGCAGCTGAATATGCTGAAATGCGAAATGAGTTGGAGATCTATAAACTCAATGTTTCAGAATGGGCTGATGCACAAAATGCATTTAATACAACAGGGAACTATATCCGACCGGATAAAACGACTATTTCTGCACCTTTTACACCAGAGGATATCCGACTCTTAAAAGATGGAAGTGATCCATGGGGGCATCCAAATACAGATTGGTATGGTGAGACCTTAAAAGATTGGTCACCTCAAGAAAAGCATAATCTGCAGATCTCAGGTGGTAACGAGAATGTTAAATATTTAACTTCAATTGGGTATCAAAATCAAGATGCTTTTTATAAAAAATCAGCAACAGGTTACAAGCAATATGATCTGAGAATTAATTTGGATGCAAAAATCAGCAAATACATTACCACCAAATTTGGAGTCTTAGGGCGTCAGGAAAATCGTAGTTTCCCAACTAAGTCGTCAGGAACTATCTTTAGAATGTTAATGCGCGGGAATCCGACTGAACCTGCTTACTGGCCAAATGGTAAGCCTGGACCGGATATCGAGTACGGTGAAAATCCAGTTGTAATTACGACTAATGAGACTGGTTATGAGCGCGATAAGCGATATTACTTTCAAACTAATGGTCAAATCGATATCACGATTCCATGGGTTGAAGGACTTAAGTTTTCTGGAAATGCAGCGGTCGACAAGTATATAAAAAAGATCAAACGTTGGGAAACACCTTGGTACCTTTATACTTGGCAAGGTGCCTATGAGGCCGATGGAGTGACTCCACAATTAGTTCCTGGTAAACGTGGACCTGCGGACCCAAGACTTAATCAATCTGATGAAGATCAGCTAAATATTTTATTGGGCGGTGTGCTGACTTATGATAAAGTTATTGGTGACCATACTTTTAACGTATTGGCAGGGGTGAACAGAGAAACCATTCAAAATGATAATTTTTCAGCATATCGTAGGTATTTCTTATCCGATAATATTGATTATCTATTTGCTGGTGGGGATGTGGAAAAGAATAATGATGGTTCTGCTTGGGAGCGTGCCAGATTAAATTATTTTGGTCGTTTTAATTACAATTATAAATCTAAGTATATCGCAGAATTACTATGGCGGTATGACGGTTCGTATATGTTCCCAGAAAATACACGTTATGGATTTTTTCCTGGAGCAATGTTAGGTTGGGTAGCTTCAGAAGAAACATTTTGGAAAGACAATATAAAAGCAATTAATTATTTCAAAGTTCGAGCATCATATGGTCAGATGGGAAATGATAACGTAGAGTATGATGATGTACTTAAAGAATATCAATATTTTTCTACTTATGGTTTTGGATCTTATGTGATTGGTGATGAAGTTGTAAAAACGCTTTCAGAGAGTCGCGTGCCTAATAAATTTATTACTTGGGAGGTATCTAATAATTACAACTTCGGAATTGACGCACAATTTCTTGGTGGTAAAATAAATTTTGAATTTGATGTCTTTAAAAATAGTAGAAATTCTATTCTGTGGTTAAGAAATGCTTCGATACCACAAAGTACAGGTATGAAATTGCCAGCTGAAAATATTGGGAAGGTTGATAATAAAGGTTGGGAGTTTAATTTAGGATATCGCGATCAAAAAGGAGATTGGGGTTACAGTGCTTCCATTAATGGAGGTTATGCTAAAAATAAAATTATCTTTTGGGAT
It includes:
- a CDS encoding SusC/RagA family TonB-linked outer membrane protein — encoded protein: MSNLNLSQCHWKKAFWMGAIVSLSTICQSPVLANAKGGTLMMLAQEKISVQGIVTNSDDGSPIAGVTVSVIGTTIAAKTNQQGEYVLANVPSNGKISFRMVGMTSTDEDVKGRTRIMVSLANSNSNLDEVVVVGYGVQKKETVTGSVVSVKGTELSKSPALNVSNSLAGRVPGVIATNGSAEPGYDGSSIRIRGTNTLGNSSPLIVIDGIPAREGGFERLNPADIDNISILKDASAAIYGARAANGVILVTTKRGAEGKPKLSYNFNKGFSQPTVIPKLADAAEYAEMRNELEIYKLNVSEWADAQNAFNTTGNYIRPDKTTISAPFTPEDIRLLKDGSDPWGHPNTDWYGETLKDWSPQEKHNLQISGGNENVKYLTSIGYQNQDAFYKKSATGYKQYDLRINLDAKISKYITTKFGVLGRQENRSFPTKSSGTIFRMLMRGNPTEPAYWPNGKPGPDIEYGENPVVITTNETGYERDKRYYFQTNGQIDITIPWVEGLKFSGNAAVDKYIKKIKRWETPWYLYTWQGAYEADGVTPQLVPGKRGPADPRLNQSDEDQLNILLGGVLTYDKVIGDHTFNVLAGVNRETIQNDNFSAYRRYFLSDNIDYLFAGGDVEKNNDGSAWERARLNYFGRFNYNYKSKYIAELLWRYDGSYMFPENTRYGFFPGAMLGWVASEETFWKDNIKAINYFKVRASYGQMGNDNVEYDDVLKEYQYFSTYGFGSYVIGDEVVKTLSESRVPNKFITWEVSNNYNFGIDAQFLGGKINFEFDVFKNSRNSILWLRNASIPQSTGMKLPAENIGKVDNKGWEFNLGYRDQKGDWGYSASINGGYAKNKIIFWDEAPGAPDWQKSTGRVINSQLYYQYDGIFKNQAEIDANTLDYSDINKNLRPGDMKYKDYDGDGKITGDDRVRSDKNSSPTFQGGLNLGLRYKNFDLSVLFQGATGGEVRVGTDESGAIGNYLHEFYENRWTIDNPSSIHPRIADRSDQYYSSGNSYWMHSNNYLRLKNVEIGYNLSSKLTERLGISSFRVYASGMNLLTWSKLKMYDPESTNAIGQYYPQARLINTGILLSF
- a CDS encoding DUF3037 domain-containing protein, whose translation is MPEKTLYEYAVVRLVPRVEREEFINVGVALYCRKNRFANVLFHIDETRAHLLCPDVDLEMIRKHLESFVKICVGDKDGGKLATLDLTERFRWLTANRSTVIQCSPVHPGLCNDPAVTLQLLFEKLVL
- a CDS encoding shikimate kinase, whose amino-acid sequence is MPKPIYLIGYMGSGKTTLAKKLTSKLALPFIDTDEEIVKEIGMSITEYFQLHGEDKFRALERRHLQNTALQEAIVSTGGGSPCFFDNMQWMNENGITVYLEMSPKSLFDRLSQSKPNKRPILIGKTEEELFHFISEKLIEREPFYKQAHLTIDHINTSIEELILLLKKHS
- the cysM gene encoding cysteine synthase CysM, with translation MGNIIDTIGNTPLVEITKFHANKKVKIYAKMEGNNPAGSVKDRAALNMIRSAMERGEITKNTKLIEATSGNTGIALAMIAGMYGLHLELVMPITSTRERTLTMEAFGAEVTLLDTMEICRDYAEEKAASEGYFILNQFANPDNYQAHIKTTGPEIWRDTEGKITHFVSAMGTTGTIMGNSIYLKDRNPVIQIVGCQPTAESSIPGIRRWPEEYLPKIFDPSRVDRIIDISQKESTEMARALVKKEGVFAGMSTGGAFAAALKIANEIEEGVIVFIACDRGDRYLSSDLFA
- a CDS encoding DUF1599 domain-containing protein, producing MNTTQEYNTVIEHCQDLFIKKTKDYGTAWRIMRLPSITDQIYIKAQRIRTLEIKKVSKVGEGILEEYIGIINYCIMGMIQLELGEGGEENLSPEFVNEKYKEKVSETRDLMFAKNHDYGEAWRDMRISSLTDLILMKIYRVKQIEDNNGSTIASEGIHANYQDMLNYAVFALIKMGLANTK
- a CDS encoding BT_3928 family protein, coding for MSEVINHKPQKTNYLLWFARLFTGFLFIFSGFIKANDPTGFGYKLEEYFHVFHTDFLNDYATGIAIVVCALEIILGLWLLLGFYKKLVAWGLLLLIIFFTFLTFYSAFFEVVTSCGCFGDAIPLTPWQSFGKDLVLLAFILIIFVYRNQITPVIKEPFNRTLIATITAIISFAIGIYTFMYLPFIDFLPYKVGNNIPSLMVLPEGKEGDVYEQIYSMKNTKTGATKKITDKIYMSEKVWEDTAWEIIGEPQSRLVKKGYQIPITDLLITDAEGNDHTQEIINNPYYNLIIVAKDLSKTNLEAIERVNKIATKLTQDYNLRIVLLTASSSEDADYLSDKLQLISEIFYADLIPLKSMIRANPGIILLKSGTVMQKWHYNALPDATEIENRYLSLDK
- a CDS encoding glycerophosphodiester phosphodiesterase family protein; the protein is MHHRINLILFVTFITVIFASCFRSGTSSDVLTNNKNLNLQTVEELYQFLTYDENRYPLISLHRGGPTTGYPENAIETFAFNASYRPVIVECDVQLTKDSALILMHDKNLDRTSNGSGPLDNKTLHELKNLRLKDPNGKLTPYRIPTLEEALSWGKGKVIFTLDVKQGVPYDLVISAIRKQKAEGYAVIITYSADQATVVHNLAPDLMLSAPIKNTADLTRLNERDIPDNRIIAFIGTREADRTLIEHIHGHGIMCILGTLGNLDRQAKQKGDQLYARFIENGADILSTDRPLEAGRILDFYIKKRNITSKFIQ
- a CDS encoding HipA family kinase; protein product: MSIKKPEIREVTITRYIQPFREGGSLPALVDADDGFNYVIKFRGAGQGRKALIAELIGGELARILKLRMPELVFADLDESFGRTEPDEEIQDLLKFSVGKNLGVHFLNGAITFDANVDKIGGEEASRIVWLDALLMNVDRTVRNTNMLIWHKELWLIDHGASLYFHHSWDNWEEQALKPFVQIKDHVLLRFADQVGAVDKYYRSRFTEEVIRDIVAIVPDEWLHDESRDLTAAEARDVYVSFFMKRLSHADYFLNQIEDARKNII
- a CDS encoding serine O-acetyltransferase — its product is MSNFYEHIYQKQLEVFEMPSNKKISGWAVGILDLLFPERNAGSIKSVEGVQLAFQQAEIELEQLLSKSKACEACDHYRVAHSFFQSLPQLYELMCSDADALISGDPAAKNQREVIRTYPGFFAVSIFRIANSLYRLGVPLIPRILTEHAHSKTGIDIHPGATIGHHLYIDHGTGLVVGETCVIGNYVKLYQGVTLGALSVEKILSDVKRHPTIEDHTIIYAGATILGGETIVGHHSIIGGNVWLTNSVEPYTTVYHQANAKFIDSKPLI